ATCGCCGGGGAGCCCGGGGGCGTCCTCCAGCGTCCGTACGGCGCGGTCGGCCGCCACCCACGCCATCACCTTGGAGAACACGAAGTGGCGCCGCGGCCCGCGCACTTCCCACAAGCCCTCGTCGGGCTCCCGCCACGTCGACTCCAGGAAGCCCAGCAGACTCAGCTGGAGGTTCCAGGCGTGCGGCGGGGACTCCAGACCGGCCTCGCGGCCGAGCCACAGCGCGTCCATGACCTCGCCGTAGACGTCGAGCTGGAGTTGGTCGACGGCGCCGTTGCCGATCCGTACCGGCCCGGAGCCCTCGTAGCCGCGCAGCCAGGGCAGTTCGGTCTCCGGCAGCCTGCGTTCCCCGGCCACCCCGTACATGATCTGGAGCCCCGAGGGGTCACCCGCCACCGCGCGCACCAGCCAGTCCCGCCATGCCGCGGCCTCGTCGACGTAGCCGGTGGAGAGGAGCGCGCGGAGTGTCAGTGTGGAGTCGCGCAGCCAGCAGTAGCGGTAGTCCCAGTTCCGTACGCCGCCGGGATCCTCGGGAAGGGAGGTCGTGGGAGCGGCGACGATCCCGCCCGTCGGAGCGTACGTCAGCGCCTTCAGGGTGATCAGCGAGCGGACCACGGCGTCCCGGTACGGTCCCTCGTAGCCGCACCGCGCCGACCACTCCTGCCAGTCGTCCACGCTCGCACCCAGCGCGTGGAAGGGGTCGACGAGTCGGGGAGCCGGCTCGTGCGAGGGGTGCCAGGTGAGGACGAACGCCACGCTCTGGCCGGCGCCGACGGTGAACGACGAGACGGTGCTGAACTGCTGGCCCCAGGTCTTCACCGGCACGGAGTCAGGGTTCTCGAGCCGCAGCCACACGGAGTCGGGGCCGGCGACCGCGATCCGGTGGTCGTCCGCCCGCCGCATCCACGGGACGACCGAGCCGTAGTCGAAGCGCAGCCGCAGGGTCGCGTTCATCTCGACGCTGCCGCTGACGCCCTCCACGATCCGTACGACGTCGGGGGCCTTGTCGCGCTGCGGCATGAAGTCGGTGACCTTGACCGTGCCGGTCCGCGTCTCCCAGAACGACTCGAGGACGAGCGTGCCCGGGACGTAGCGGCGGCGGGTGCAGCTCCCGGCGCCCTTGGGCGCGAGCCGCCAGTGGCCGTTGTCGTCGTCGCCGAGCAGTGCCGCGAAGCAGGCTCCGGAGTCGAAGCGCGGCAGGCACAGCCAGTCGACCGAGCCGTCCCTGCCCACCAGACCCGCGGTCTGCAGATCGCCGATCAGGGCGTAGTCCTCGATGCGTTGGGTCACGACATGCCGTTTTCCCTCGCTGACGGCGGCCTAAGCGGTTGCGCCGACCTCGCGGGAGACGGGCTTCGCGGGCGGAGAGCGCCCGGGCGGCCCTCGGGGGTTCGGGGACGGTGGGCCACGGCTCAGCCGCCTTCGGGGCCGCGGGCCGCGGGGCCCGTTGGACGGGCCTTCCCCGGGGCGGGATCCTGGCCCGTGCCGGTCCCGCCCGTCGGGCTCCGCCGGGACGGTCCCGTCCGTCGGGCTCCGCCGGGACGGTCCCGTCCGTCGGGCTCCGCCGGGACGCTCCGGCGAGCCTGGCCGCGTCGCCGGGGCCGGGCCTGCGGCTCAGCTCGCCGTCGCGCCCGCCGTCGCGGGAGTTTCCGCGGCAGCCGGTTCGGCGGCCGCCGCGGTCCGGTCGCGCTTCTCGCGGCGTACCAGGACCACCCAGCCCACCGGGACACCGGCCGCGAACAGCCACCACTGGACCGCGTACGCCATGTGCGCGCCGATGGAGTCGTGGTCGGGCTCCGCGATCAGTTCGGGGGTGCCGCCGACCGGCTCGGGGGCGGTCTGCTGCAGGTAGCCGCCGAGCACCGGCCGGCCCAGGCTCATGGCCTGCTGCTCGCTGTCGATCAGCATGATCTGACGCGGCGGCAGCCCGCTGAGGTCCTTGATCCCGCTCGCGTCGGTGGTCTCGTCCGCCATGAGCCGGCCCGTGACGGTGACCCGGCCCTTCGGCGCCGGTGGCACGGCCGGGTACGCGGTCTGGTCGGCCGCCGCGGGCACCCAGCCCCGGTTGACCAGGACGGCACGGCCGTCGGCGAGGACCAGCGGGGTGAGGACGTGCACCCCGACCCGCTCGTCGTTGTCGGTGCGGCGGCGCACGACGACCTCGTGGGCGGTGTCGTACGTGCCCGTGGCCGTGGCGTGCCGCCAGTAGTCCGCGCGCGGGACGGTGTGCCCCGGGGAGGTCAGCTCCGTGACGGGTACCGGCCGTGCGGCGAGGTTGTCCGCGATCAGCGCGTTCTGCGCGACGCGGCGCTCGTGCCGGTGCAGCTGCCAGTAGCCCAGCTCGACCATCACGGGAATGAGGACGAGGCTGACGAGGGTGAGGATCACCCACTGCCGGGACAACAGGAAGCGGTACACCCCACGACCGTACAACTCGGTCGTGGGGTGTCCGGCGGCAGGGTCACGGGCGTGGCCCGGGAACGTGCCGGCAGGGAGGAGGGGCGGGGCGGGTGCCGGGAGGCCGCGGGGTCACACCTTGTCGACGATGCCCGTCCTCCCCTCGGCGCGGGCGCAGTGCCCGCCGCAGTACCAGTGGCCCTGGACCTCGACGCCCTGGCCGATGATCTGGACCCTGCAGTGCTCGCAGATGGGGGCCATCCGGTGGATGGCGCAGGAGAAGCAGTCGAAGACGTGCACCGCGCCCTGCGCGTGCACCTCGAAGGACATGCCGTAGTCGTTTCCGCAGACCTCGCAACGTGCCATGCGCCGCATGCTCCGGAGGGCGGCGGACCGGAGCAAGATTCCTCCGGGCGGGTCGGGGCGGCTGCACCCGACCGGCGCACGCGCCGGGCCGCCCGGCCTCCGTCCGTGACCCGTACGCCCGGGAGGCCCGACGGGCCGAAGGCCGTCGGCGGGGCGTCACGCCTCGGCCGGCGCGACGTCCCTGAGGAGCTGGGTGAACGCGGCCTCGTCGATGATCGGCGTCCCGTACGACCTCGCCCGGACCGTCTTCGACGTGGGGGCCTCCGGGTCATTCGTCACCAGGAGGCTCGTCAGCCGGGAGACGCTCGTCGCGACATGGAGGCCGGCCTCGACGGCACGGTCCTCCAGCAGTTCCCGCTCGACCGAGGTGTCGCCCGAGAAGGCCACTCGCATGCCCTGTCTGAGCGGTTTGTCCGCCTCGTAGCGCCCCGGGTTCGGGTACGGGCACGGCGGCCGCTTGCGTGACGGTCGCCAGCCGTTCGGCCGGTAGGAGGACCTCGACGCCTGCCGGCCGATCCGCGGCGCGGAGGGCGTCGTGGACCACTCCGTGAGCGCACGGCACTCCAGCAGGGGCAGCCGCACGCCCCGCTCGGCCGCCGTGTGCAGACTCGGCCGGAATGCCTCCGCCAGCACCCGGGCGTCGTCCAGGGCGTTGTGCGCGTGGCGCTGGACGACACCGAAGTGTGCCGCGAGCGACTCCAGCTTGTGGTTGGGCAGGGGCAGCGACAGCTCCTTGGACAACGCGATGGTGCACAGCCGCTGGCGCACGGGTGCGACGTGCTCCGCCCGCGCGTACTCCCTGGCGATCATGGACCAGTCGAAGACGGCGTTGTGCGCGACGAGCACCCGGCCGTCCAGCCGGTGCGCGAACTCCTGGGCGATGTCACCGAAGAGCGGCGCGCCCTCCAGCATGTCGCTCGTCAGTCCGTGGATCCACACCGGACCGGGATCCCGCTCGGGGTTGACCAGGGAGTACCAGTGGTCCTCGACGTTTCCCTGGGCGTCCAGGCGGTAGACGGCAGCCGACACTATCCGGTCGTCGCGGGCGAGGCCGGTGGTCTCCACGTCGACGACCGCGTACCCCCGTGGATACGCGGCCGGCCACGCTGCTGCTGTCGTACCGTTGTCGAGCATGGTCACAGAGCTTACGGGCCGCCACTGACACGAAAGGCTCCGGCCCGTGTACGCCCGGGCCCGGACACGGCCGGCGGGACGCACGCCTGGGCGGCCGTCAGGCCCGCACGGGAGCGGTGGAATTCACCACGAGACCGGTGCGGATCCCGCCGGATATGTTCGGAATTCCCTGTCGGGGCGGTATGCGGCCCGCTCGGGCCTCAGGTGTTCCCCTGGGCCAGCAGGGACTTGACCAGCGCCCGCAGGGACGCGGCGAACAGCCGCTCCGGGTCGGCGGGGCGCGCCAGCGCACGGGCCAGGGCCGGGTCCTTGCGCGCGCTCACGGACTTCCGCGGCAGCTCCCGTCCGGGTTCCCCCGCCGGCGCCGGCCCGCGCGCGCACTCGACCAGGACGAAGCCGACCACCTGGAACTGCACCGCGCGGACCGCCTCGGCGGCTCGCGCTCCCCGCAGTCCGGCGGTGTGCACCTCGCGGACGAGCGCGCGCTGTGCGGGCAGGAACACCCGCTCGGTCAGGCCGCGTTCATGGACCATGGCGATCAGATGGGGTCGGGCGTGCAGTTCGCCGCGCAGCCGGCGGGCGACCGAGGCGATCCGGGTGGCCGGGGTGCGTCCGGTCGGCTGTATCGCCCCCATCTCCTCCACCGCCCGATCCATGAGCGCGTCGAGCAGCGACTCGCGATTGCCGATGTGCCAGTAGATGGAGGTCACGGCCGTACCGAGCCGGGCGGCGAGCCCCCGCATGGTGAGCGCGTCGGGGCCGTGCTGTTTCACGAGGTCGTCCGCTGCCTCCAGCACCTGCTCGCGGGTCAGTACGGTACGTGACATGTAACCCCCATCTGCGGTCAACCCCGTTGAGGAAACGGATCCTTGTTCTCCATCGGCCGACGGTGTAACTGCGTTACAGGCGGGTGCCCGGCGGTATACCTCGCACCGGCACCGCCTCCGGCGCGCGTGTGGCGTCCGTCCCCGCGCCGCCGGGAGTGAGACCCTCCCTGGCGTGACGCAACCGACACCCCACCACGAGCCCCACGACACCTCCATGGGCACCCGCCTCAACTGGCTCCGCGCCGCGGTCCTCGGCGCCAACGACGGCATCGTGTCGACCGCGGGCCTCGTGGTCGGCGTGGCCGGTGCGACGAGCGACCGCGCGGCGCTGCTGACCGCCGGACTCGCCGGACTGCTCGCCGGATCCATGTCGATGGCCGCGGGCGAGTACGTCTCGGTCTCGACCCAGCGCGACTCGGAGAAGGCGGCCCTGGCCCTGGAGAAGCGGGAGCTCAGCGAACAGCCCGCGGCCGAACTCGACGAACTGACCGCTCTGCTGGCGGCCCGCGGCCTCTCCCGCGAGGTCGCCCGCGCGGCGGCGGAGCAGCTCACCGCACGCGACGCGCTCCGCGCCCACGCCGGGGTCGAGCTCGGCATCAACCCCGACGAACTCGCCAACCCCTGGCACGCGGCCGGCGCCAGCTTCCTGGCCTTCACGGTGGGTGCCCTGCTGCCGCTGCTGGCCATCGTCCTGCCGTCGACCACCGCCCGGCTGCCGGTGACGGTCGTGTCGGTGCTGCTCGCCCTCGCCTTCACCGGGTGGTGGAGCGCCCGCCTCGGCGCGGCTCCGGCCGGGCGGGCGATGGTGCGCAACGTGTGCGGGGGCGCGCTGGCGATGGGGGTCACGTACGCGGCGGGCTCGCTGCTGGGGGCCGCGGGGATCTGACGCCGCCGCGCCGCACCTCCCCGCACACTCGGCGGAAGTCGCCACGCCCTGCCCGCGGGGCGGCTTCCGGTGCTCGCCCGGCAGCGACGGCGGCCAGGGCGGGGCCGTGCGCGTCCCGTTCGCCGACGCGACCCTGGTCGGGCTCCCCGCCGCCGCGCTCTCCGACGAACGGCTGCCGGCCGCGCTCCTCGCCCTCTCCGACGTCCTCGGCAGGGCCACCACGCCGCGCTCGGCGCGGGCGTCACCAAGGGCAGCACCGTCGACGTCGTCGGTGACGGCACGGTCGGCCCGTCTCCGGTCCCCGACCTGACGGTCGGTCTGGACGGCGTCCCCGAGGGCTACCGAGCCATGGACGGGCGCACGGCCCTGAAGGTCCTCGTCAAGCCCTGAGCCGCCGGGGGGCCGCGCCGGACCTCCCGGCCGGGTTCGTCCGGTGAAACCGCGTCAGCCGGTACGGCAGCCGCCGTCCGGCCGCCCACGCCAAGGGGCCCGGGCATGATTCCCACCACGCCCGGGCCCCTCTTCCGTGCCCACGGCCGCCCGGTGGACGGCGAACCGCCTACCGGCCGACGTGACCGGCTACCAGCGCACCGCGTCCAGCGCGTCCGCCATACCGGCGCCGTAGAAGCCGTTCTTGCTCTTGCCGCCCTCGCACACCGCGTCGACCGTGCCGTCGCCGTTGATGTCGTACGGGTTGGTGCACGGACGGTCATCGGCCTGTGCGTACAGCAGGGCCTTCACCCCGGCGGCCGACAGCCGCGGGTGCTTCGACTTGATCAGCGCGACGACACCCGCGACGTGCGGGGACGCCATGGACGTGCCCGCCTTGTAGTTCCAGGTGTGGCCGCCCCTGAACGTCGTCGAGAGGATCAGCCCGCTGGTGGCGGGGGCCTCCGGCGGCTGGAGGGCGGTGGAGTCGCCGCCCGGCGCCGCGATGTCCACGATCCCGAGGCCGTAGTTCGAGTACGAGGACTTGAGCCCCTTGGCCCCGGTCGCCGACACCGTCACCACACCCGGCAGCATGGCCGGGATGTCCGGGCACTCGCGCGGGCTGACGACCCGTGAGACCGGCGTGGTGTCGTTCGGGCTCGTCGTGTCGGTGACCGCGTCGGAGGTGAGGTCGGTCCGGGAGTTGCCGGCCGAGGCGACGTTCACCACGCCCTTGCGCTCCGCGTACCTGGTGGCCCGGGCGAGAGTCTCGACGAGGGCCTTCTGGTCCTCGTCGTTCTTGCAGTTGTAGAGCCACGGGTCGACGTAGTAGCTGTTGTTGGTCACGTCGGCACCGTGGTCCGCGGCCCACATGAAGCCGCAGAGGACCGCCTCGGTGTAGAAGAACCCGTCCGGGTTCGCCACCTTCAGGCTGGACACCTTCACACCGGGCGCGACGCCCGTGACGCCGAAGCCGTTCTTCGCGGCGGCGATGGTGCCCGCCACGTGCATTCCGTGGTCGCTCTCGTCCGCCGCCGGACGCCATGCGTCGTTCTCCGTGACCGGTACGCCGCTCACGCAGTTCGCGGAGGCCCGGCGGTCGAAGTTCGGCGCGATGTCCGG
The genomic region above belongs to Streptomyces marianii and contains:
- a CDS encoding TetR/AcrR family transcriptional regulator gives rise to the protein MSRTVLTREQVLEAADDLVKQHGPDALTMRGLAARLGTAVTSIYWHIGNRESLLDALMDRAVEEMGAIQPTGRTPATRIASVARRLRGELHARPHLIAMVHERGLTERVFLPAQRALVREVHTAGLRGARAAEAVRAVQFQVVGFVLVECARGPAPAGEPGRELPRKSVSARKDPALARALARPADPERLFAASLRALVKSLLAQGNT
- a CDS encoding DEDDh family exonuclease, with amino-acid sequence MLDNGTTAAAWPAAYPRGYAVVDVETTGLARDDRIVSAAVYRLDAQGNVEDHWYSLVNPERDPGPVWIHGLTSDMLEGAPLFGDIAQEFAHRLDGRVLVAHNAVFDWSMIAREYARAEHVAPVRQRLCTIALSKELSLPLPNHKLESLAAHFGVVQRHAHNALDDARVLAEAFRPSLHTAAERGVRLPLLECRALTEWSTTPSAPRIGRQASRSSYRPNGWRPSRKRPPCPYPNPGRYEADKPLRQGMRVAFSGDTSVERELLEDRAVEAGLHVATSVSRLTSLLVTNDPEAPTSKTVRARSYGTPIIDEAAFTQLLRDVAPAEA
- a CDS encoding glycoside hydrolase family 15 protein, producing the protein MTQRIEDYALIGDLQTAGLVGRDGSVDWLCLPRFDSGACFAALLGDDDNGHWRLAPKGAGSCTRRRYVPGTLVLESFWETRTGTVKVTDFMPQRDKAPDVVRIVEGVSGSVEMNATLRLRFDYGSVVPWMRRADDHRIAVAGPDSVWLRLENPDSVPVKTWGQQFSTVSSFTVGAGQSVAFVLTWHPSHEPAPRLVDPFHALGASVDDWQEWSARCGYEGPYRDAVVRSLITLKALTYAPTGGIVAAPTTSLPEDPGGVRNWDYRYCWLRDSTLTLRALLSTGYVDEAAAWRDWLVRAVAGDPSGLQIMYGVAGERRLPETELPWLRGYEGSGPVRIGNGAVDQLQLDVYGEVMDALWLGREAGLESPPHAWNLQLSLLGFLESTWREPDEGLWEVRGPRRHFVFSKVMAWVAADRAVRTLEDAPGLPGDVTRWRAMRDAVHREVCDRGFDAERNTFTQYYGSEELDASALLIPRVGFLPPDDPRVVGTVDAVRAGLGRNGLINRYSTKGPSVDGLPGREGTFLVCSFWMVDALRATGRVEEAKDLFERLLELRSDVGLLAEEYDPVARRQLGNFPQAFSHVGLVGSALALAARGAAG
- a CDS encoding VIT1/CCC1 transporter family protein — its product is MGTRLNWLRAAVLGANDGIVSTAGLVVGVAGATSDRAALLTAGLAGLLAGSMSMAAGEYVSVSTQRDSEKAALALEKRELSEQPAAELDELTALLAARGLSREVARAAAEQLTARDALRAHAGVELGINPDELANPWHAAGASFLAFTVGALLPLLAIVLPSTTARLPVTVVSVLLALAFTGWWSARLGAAPAGRAMVRNVCGGALAMGVTYAAGSLLGAAGI
- a CDS encoding S8 family peptidase, encoding MAHLRPRRTRAIALPAGLALTASLGFLPAGAATAAPADDTPAAVSTNGPKLSYVVNVDGGRSAVARVKRAVAKAGGTVVIAYDRIGVVVVHSQNPDFARQIRTVKGVASAGATRTNPLVPQRDNAIEAEQPLTAAQAKAAAARATDEQDPLEPLQWDLPAIKADKAHQRSLGSSKVTVAVLDSGVDDTHPDIAPNFDRRASANCVSGVPVTENDAWRPAADESDHGMHVAGTIAAAKNGFGVTGVAPGVKVSSLKVANPDGFFYTEAVLCGFMWAADHGADVTNNSYYVDPWLYNCKNDEDQKALVETLARATRYAERKGVVNVASAGNSRTDLTSDAVTDTTSPNDTTPVSRVVSPRECPDIPAMLPGVVTVSATGAKGLKSSYSNYGLGIVDIAAPGGDSTALQPPEAPATSGLILSTTFRGGHTWNYKAGTSMASPHVAGVVALIKSKHPRLSAAGVKALLYAQADDRPCTNPYDINGDGTVDAVCEGGKSKNGFYGAGMADALDAVRW
- a CDS encoding SURF1 family cytochrome oxidase biogenesis protein, which translates into the protein MYRFLLSRQWVILTLVSLVLIPVMVELGYWQLHRHERRVAQNALIADNLAARPVPVTELTSPGHTVPRADYWRHATATGTYDTAHEVVVRRRTDNDERVGVHVLTPLVLADGRAVLVNRGWVPAAADQTAYPAVPPAPKGRVTVTGRLMADETTDASGIKDLSGLPPRQIMLIDSEQQAMSLGRPVLGGYLQQTAPEPVGGTPELIAEPDHDSIGAHMAYAVQWWLFAAGVPVGWVVLVRREKRDRTAAAAEPAAAETPATAGATAS